The nucleotide sequence CACCTGCTCAAGCGCAAGGCCGTGGTTTTTCTTCTCAGCGACTTCATGGATGAAGGTTACGAAACTGCCCTGCGCCTGAGCGCGCGACGCCACGACCTGATTGCACTGCACCTCTATGACTCCCTGGAATGCCATTTGCCCGATGCAGGGCTGCTTCGCCTGAAGGACGTTGAAACCGGCGAGGAATGCTGGGTGGACAGTTCCAGCGACCGCTTGCGAAGCCGTTTTCATTCGGATGCCGCACGGCGCGAGCGGGATGTCAGCCGCCTTCTCAGCCGGAACGCGGTCGATGAAATCCGCCTCGATGTGCAGCAGGAGTTTGTCAGTCCCCTGGTTCAATTCTTTCGCCGCCGGATGAAGCGTCTTGCCCGGGGTTTCCGTCGAACGGCGCCACTGGCCCTCTTCATCCTCGCCCTTCTTCAGTCTACATCGGGAGCGCAGACCCCCGCTGCCACACCCTTCTCCGGCAATCCGGGAGCAGCGGCAGAGCAGGGGCTTCCCGTATTTCCCCGGGCTGCCCTGAAGACTCTGGAAGAAAAGTCGATTGAGGAACTCTGTGGCGCAGCCCGCCCCCGCAGGGAACTTCGCCGCGACATGGCTGCTTCCGTCGAGAGTTATCTGGAGAAAGACCTGCAAACGATCGGCGACCCGAATCTTCTGCGCTGGACCTTTGTGCTGGAAGAGGGCGCCGAAGCGCTGGCAATCGACTGGCCGGCACCTCCGGCACAGATTCTGCCCCTCTGGAATCCGGAGACAGAGGGGGAACTGGCCGACACCCTGAACATACAGGACTTCCTTCGAATAGACAGCCTCTTCGGACAGGAACAGGACACCCTGCGCCTGAACCTGGCCTTCAGCACCTTTGCCCCCGACACCTTCTCCATTGCCGGGCCGATTCTTCGCTATCAATACGAGGGCAAAGAGCGGGAACTCTTGTCGGCCGCCCTGCTTCTGTCCTGCCAGTCCGTACTGAGTACGGGTCCCGACAGCGCGGCTCTGCGGGACTGGAAAGAAGCCGGCCGCATTCGGGGCAACTGGCTAAAACCTCTTCTCAGTTGGGGACTCCCGGCTCTTGCGCTGCTGGTCTTCGCAATCTGGCTCCTGCTTCGTTTACGCAGGCGGGAACGACCTCTTGCCGAGCTTCCCCGGATTTCTCCCGATGAGGAGGCCATGGCAAGCCTGCGGGTGCTGGAAGAAAAAGACATGCCCGCCCGTCAGGCCTTCCACGCCTTTCACAGTCAACTCTCCCTGATTCTCCGGCGATATCTGCATCGCCGCTACGGGCTTCCCTTTTCCGACTGGACGCAGGAGGAGATTCTGCTCGGTCTGAAAAGGATCTCTCTGGACACCGCCTGGCAGGAGGACCTGTCCCAGCTTCTGGAGAATGCCGATCTCGTGAAATACGCACAGGGAAAGAGCCGGGAGGAGGAGTGCCGGAAGGCTCTCTCCTCCGCGCGCGGATTCGTTCGGGCAAGCCGCTTCGGGGAGGAATCCTCATGATTGAACGCTTTGTCCATCCGCTCTTTCTCCTTCTCCTCTTGCTGTTGCCCCTGGCCCTTGTATGGCGCTGGCGGATTCGCCCGGTCGAGAGCCTTCGCCTCCGCATCTCGGACACCCGGATTCACCGGAGGATTGCCGGGCAGGGCCGTGCCCGCTTGCGGCGACTTCCCCGGGTTCTGCGCATGCTGGTGATGGTTCTGCTGGTCTTCGCCATCGCAAGGCCGCAGTCGGGAACCCATGAACAGGAAATCCTCAGCGAGGGCGTGGACATCATTCTGGCTCTTGACCTTTCGACTTCCATGCGGGGAGAGGATTTTCGCCCCAAGAACCGGCTGGAGGAAGCCCGGGAGCAGGCACGGGCCTTTGTTCGCAAGCGTCCCCAGGACCGGATCGGCCTGGTGATCTTCGCGCATGATGCCTATACGCAGTGCCCCCTGACTCTGGACCACGATCTTCTCGATGAGTTTCTGCTGGAACTGGAAATGGGACTGATCGAGGACGGCACTGCCATTGGCAGTGCCATCGCCACCGCTGCAAACCGTCTCCGGGAGAGCGAGGCGGAAAGCCGGGTGCTCGTGCTTCTGACCGATGGCGACAACAATGCCGGCAAGATCGACCCCTTGAGCGCATCGAAGGCGGCGGCCGCTCTCGGGATCAGGATCTACACCATCGGCATGGGCAAGGAGGGCAAGGTTCCCTATCCCGTGGACGATCCTTTCTTCGGACGCCGATACCAGTACATGGAAACCAACCTGGATGAAGAGACTCTTCGCGAGGTCGCCCGACTTGGCAAGGGACAGTACTTCCGGGCCGACCGCGAAGGCTCCCTTGCGGAGATCTACGCAGAAATCGATGAACTGGAGAAAAGCGAGATCGAAAGTATCGAGAGAGTGGACTATCGGGAAGCAGGACTGCTCTTCCTTCTTCCAGCTCTCCTTTTCTTCCTTCTGGAGATTCTGTTCTCCCGCTGGATTCTGAGAGGTCTGCCATGAGTTTCGGAGATCCTCGTTTCCTCTGGCTTCTCGGCCTCTGGCCCCTGGCCTTTCTTCTCGTCCTCTGGGCGAGCCGCAGGCAGGAGCGCCTGCGAGAGAAGTTTCTGTCCACGCCCATGTTTCATCGCCTTGTCAGCGGCTACTCTGTTTCCCGAAGGCGGCAAAAGAGCTTTCTGATCCTGCTCGGACTGGCGGCCCTCCTTCTGGCCCTTCCGCGTCCCCAGATCGGAAGTGAACTTGCGGAGGTCAAGCGCCGGGGACTGGATGTCATCGTTGCCCTGGACACCAGTCGTAGCATGCTGGCTGAGGATCTTCGCCCCAATCGCCTGCAGGCGGCAAAACGGGAGATCGAGGAACTCTTCCGCATGCTCCGCGGAAACCGGATCGGGCTCCTGAGCTTTGCCGGAGAGAGTTTCACGAACATGCCCCTGACTCTCGATACCTCTGCGGCCAGCATCTTTCTCGATGGAATCCGGGTGGGCAGCATTCCGGTGCCGGGAACCAATCTCGAAACAGCCATTCGACGAGCAGCCGCCACCTTCCCCGGAGATGAACGCCGTTACAAGGTACTGGTCCTGCTCACCGACGGAGAAGGGCACGAGGGCGATGCCCTGAAAGCCGCGCGCGAGGCTGAAAAAGAGGGCGTGGTCATTTTCACCATCGGTGTCGGCACAAAAGAGGGTCATACCATTCCCCTGCGGGAAGAGCAGAGCGGCATACTGAAGGAAAACCTGCGCGACCGGGACGGGCGTCCTGTCTTCAGCAGGCTGGATTCGGGAATCCTGCAGAAAGTCGCCGCACTCACCGGCGGCGCTTACTACGAGTCCGGGGGAGGAAGACTGGACCTGGAGCATCTTCGCGAGACGGTTCTCGGAATGGAGACCCGGGAACTGGGGGGAAGGGAAAGCCGCAAGCCCATTGAGCGTATGGCCTGGTTTGCGGGACTGGCCTTCCTGGCTCTCGGTTTCGAGGCCCTGCTTCCCGGAAAACGAAAAGAGGAGGAAAAATGGTCCGGTCGCTATTAGTCCTCATCCTTCTTCTTTCCACAGCGGCGCTTGCCGGAAAGCTGCCCCTGAAGGCAGCGGGGCAGCACGAAGAGGCCCGGGGGATGATCGAGGAGGGACAATTTGAGCAGGCCGCCGGGCACTTGAGCCAGATCGCCCTTCGTCATCCTGAAAACGGGGTTCTCCAGCGGAATCTTGCCGGTGCCCTGGCTCGCTCCGGCAAAGGCGAGGAAGCACTGCTCGCCTATCATCAGGCTCTTCGTTATGCGAAAGACCGGGACGAAAAAGCGCGCATCCACTACGATCTGGGAAACACTCTGGCTGCCGCAGGACAGACCGAGGCGGCTCTTCAGCAATACGCGCAGAGCCTGCTTCTAAGACCCGATGACCGGGACGCCAAGCACAATATCGAGTTCCTTCTGAAGCAGATGCAGCAGGAAGAGCAGAGCGAAGAAGACTCGGAGGATCAGGAGCAGGAACAGGAAAACGAGGAGTCTCAGGAGCAGGACTCTCCCGACAATCAGGATCCCGGGGATTCTTCCGAAGATCAGAAGGAGAAGCCCGAGCAGGGGGAGCAGGAAGATCAGGAGCAGGAGCAACAGGAACAGGCTCCCCGTAGCGAGGAATCCGGGATGAGCGAGGAAGACGCAAAGCGTCTCCTTGATGCCATGCAGGAAGAGGAAAAGGAATTGCAGGAAGCGCGAGCCAAGCAGGCCATCCCCGAGCAAAGGGATGTGGAGAAGGACTGGTAGATGACTCTTCGAAAACTCATCCTCTTCGCCCTGTTTTCGCTGCCCGCGCTGGCCGGGGTGGAAGTCAGCACGAAGCTGGACCGGGAGAACATCGTCCGCGGCGAGAGTTTCACCCTGACGATCTCCGTGGTCGGCCCTCTTCGGGGCATTCAGGCTCCGGCTTTTCCGGATCTGGAGTCCCTCACCCTGGTCGGAACCTCCAGTTCCAGTAATTTCAGCTACATCAACGGGGAGAGCCGGAACGAGAAGATCTTTCACTACCAGTTGATTGCACGCGACACCGGGCCTCTGGAGATCCCGCCCATTGCGGTGAAGGTCAAGAAGAAGACCCACTACAGCAAGGCCCTGAAACTGAAGGTCCATTCCTCGGGGCAGCCCTCCCGACCGATTGCAGGAGAACCCGGAAGAAGGGTCTCCCCGGAGCGGGGCCAGATCTTCATCCGCAGCTGGTGTGACGAGGAAGAGGTCTGGGTGGGAGAACAGCTCATCCACCACTTCGCCCTGTATCGGGACACGAGGCTCCGCTTCCGGGGCACGCCCCAGTACGAAGAACCCGAGACCGGAGGCTTCTGGAAGGAAGCTCTCGGGGACGAAATCAGCGGCTTCCGCAAGCGGGAGGGACGCGACTATGCGGTCACTGAACTGCGAGCCGCTCTCTTTCCCCAGGAGTCCGGGACCCTCCAGATCGGTCCTGCGACCCTTCGGGCCAGCATCTATGACCCGCGCCGGGATGATTTCTTTTCCTTCGGTTTCGGAAGAGCCGGGGGAAGGGATCGGGTGCTTCAAAGCGAGGCCCTGGAAATCCGGGTGCTTCCTCTTCCAGAAGAAGGCAAGCCCGCAGGCTTTCTCGGCACGGTGGCCCACAATCTCCGGTTTCATGCGGACATCGAGCCGGGGCCCTATGAAGTAGGCCAACCCTTCACCCTGACGCTGCGCCTCAGCGGACAGGGCAACCCGCGGGCCTTTGCCGCTCCAAAACTCTCCCCGGGCAAGAGTTTTCGGGAGTACGAGTCCGACCTGCAAAGCGTTCAGAATGTCGATGCAGAGGGAATCTATGTGGAAAAGGTCTTTACCTGGGTTCTCGTCCCGCAGTCAGAGGGAAGGGTGGAAATCCCGGGAATCGATTATCCCTGGTTCAATCCGGAGAGTGGGAAATACGAGGTCGCGCGCACTCCTCCCCTGTCACTTGTGGTCGCCCCTTCGAGCGCACCGGAGGCAAAACCCCTGGTCTTCTCGGATCTGGACCGCAATCGCGCGGAAGTCCTGGGGCGCAGTATTCACCACATTCGAACGGTTCCCCTTCTTGCCGGAGACGGTCAGCGCTTCCCCCGCTCTGCTGCGTTCTGGACTCTTCTCGCCCTGCCCTGGCCCCTTCTCGCTTCTGCCTGGATCTGGAGAAAGAGGAAGGATGCGATGGAAGGCGATCTTGCGGGCTACCGCTCCCGCAGGGCCGGGCGCATGGCCCGGAAGCATCTGAGAGATGCGAAAAAGGCTCTCTCGCAAGGCGATTCCGGGAACTTCACCTCCGCCCTGTCCCTCGGGCTTCGGAACTACCTGCGCGATCGCCTGGCTTCCTACAGAAACGACGAAGACTCCCTGAACGCTCTTGCTGAAAGCGGCGTCTCCCACGAAGATTGTGAGACTTTCCGGTCCCTCCTCGGCGACTGTGATTTCGCGCGTTTCGCCCCCGGCGACCGGGAGCAGTTGCAGGGGGAACTTCTGCAACGAGCCGAGCTCCTTCTGTCCCGTCTTGAAAAGACACGGAAGCGATCTTCCCTTCCCCTGAGCGTCCTCCTTCTACTCCTTCTTGCCTTCCCTGTAATGGCCGATACGGAAGAGTCAATGTTGGAGGCCGCCGAACGATACGAGGCCGGGCAGTTTTCTCATGCAGCGGCACAGTGGCAGGACCTGGCGGACTCCGGCCTGGAGGACAGCCAGCTCTGGTACAATCTCGGCAACGCCCGTTTTCAGGAGGAAAAGATCGGCGAAGCTATTCTCTCCTGGCGGCGTGCCCTGAGACTCGCACCCCGGGATCGCATGAGCCGGGAGAATCTGGAAATCGCGCGGGCCCGGGTCCTGCACGAACTTCCCCCGGCGGAAGCCAGCATTTCTTCGAAACTCTGGATGGGCTTGCGCTCGATTCTCAGCCCCGGAGAAATGGCGCTCTTCGCCCTCCTTTTTCTCTGGTCGCTCAGCATTCTCGTCCTGCTCCTCGTCCTTCGCAGGGCCTCCTGGACCAGGCTTCGGGTTCCCGTCTGGCTCTTCCTTTTGCTATTCCTTCTCGCCTCCCTGGCGATGGGAAAGGCCGAGCGCGAAGACTGGGGAGGTCGTCAGGCCATCCTGCTTGCGCCGTCGGTGACGCTGCTTTCGGGGCCGGGCGAGGACTTCCTGTCCATCGTGGAAATCCACGAAGGCAGTGAACTGGAGATTCGGGAAACCCGGGGCGAGTGGATGAGGATCCGCATGCACGGAGATCTGGAAGGCTGGCTTCTCTCCGGCACGGTAGAGCGGCTCTAGTTCTCCCGCAGGTAGTTCTTCAGGCCCGGTTCCAGACCCTCGATCCAGAGTCTGGTCTCGCCTTCTTCGAGCAGGATGCTGATCGGCAACTCTGCCACCGGATCCTTGACATGGAAGACGCGCTCTACGCTCTCCCGCCCTATGCGCCAAGGACCCTCGGGAGCATGGCCGACCATGTCGTCAAGCCAGAGAAGCTCCAGCTCCATGCCTTCCAGCGCAGCCAGCTGACGGCGACTGGGCTCGTGGGCACCCAAAACCAGAACCAGGAGCCGACGACCCCGGGAAACTTCTTTCAGAAAGGAGCGGTAAGGCCGACGATCCTTCAGGCGGAAATCCTCGCTCAGTGAATAGGGAAGCAGGTTGCGGTCGTCGCGCTCGGCCAGGGGAATGCCGATGTCCATCTCAAGGAAAAGAGAATCCCCGGCGGCAATGTCGAGTTTCCGGCTGACAAAGCGCGGCTCGCCCAGGGAATTGCGAAGTCCTCCCATAAGCCAGTATTCCCCGGCGGGCAGGTTCCAGTCGACGATTCCCTCGCCCTCGGAAATCTGTCCCAGATACCAGGGCTCGAAGC is from Candidatus Krumholzibacteriia bacterium and encodes:
- a CDS encoding VWA domain-containing protein is translated as MIERFVHPLFLLLLLLLPLALVWRWRIRPVESLRLRISDTRIHRRIAGQGRARLRRLPRVLRMLVMVLLVFAIARPQSGTHEQEILSEGVDIILALDLSTSMRGEDFRPKNRLEEAREQARAFVRKRPQDRIGLVIFAHDAYTQCPLTLDHDLLDEFLLELEMGLIEDGTAIGSAIATAANRLRESEAESRVLVLLTDGDNNAGKIDPLSASKAAAALGIRIYTIGMGKEGKVPYPVDDPFFGRRYQYMETNLDEETLREVARLGKGQYFRADREGSLAEIYAEIDELEKSEIESIERVDYREAGLLFLLPALLFFLLEILFSRWILRGLP
- a CDS encoding VWA domain-containing protein, with protein sequence MSFGDPRFLWLLGLWPLAFLLVLWASRRQERLREKFLSTPMFHRLVSGYSVSRRRQKSFLILLGLAALLLALPRPQIGSELAEVKRRGLDVIVALDTSRSMLAEDLRPNRLQAAKREIEELFRMLRGNRIGLLSFAGESFTNMPLTLDTSAASIFLDGIRVGSIPVPGTNLETAIRRAAATFPGDERRYKVLVLLTDGEGHEGDALKAAREAEKEGVVIFTIGVGTKEGHTIPLREEQSGILKENLRDRDGRPVFSRLDSGILQKVAALTGGAYYESGGGRLDLEHLRETVLGMETRELGGRESRKPIERMAWFAGLAFLALGFEALLPGKRKEEEKWSGRY
- a CDS encoding tetratricopeptide repeat protein; this translates as MVRSLLVLILLLSTAALAGKLPLKAAGQHEEARGMIEEGQFEQAAGHLSQIALRHPENGVLQRNLAGALARSGKGEEALLAYHQALRYAKDRDEKARIHYDLGNTLAAAGQTEAALQQYAQSLLLRPDDRDAKHNIEFLLKQMQQEEQSEEDSEDQEQEQENEESQEQDSPDNQDPGDSSEDQKEKPEQGEQEDQEQEQQEQAPRSEESGMSEEDAKRLLDAMQEEEKELQEARAKQAIPEQRDVEKDW
- a CDS encoding BatD family protein; the protein is MTLRKLILFALFSLPALAGVEVSTKLDRENIVRGESFTLTISVVGPLRGIQAPAFPDLESLTLVGTSSSSNFSYINGESRNEKIFHYQLIARDTGPLEIPPIAVKVKKKTHYSKALKLKVHSSGQPSRPIAGEPGRRVSPERGQIFIRSWCDEEEVWVGEQLIHHFALYRDTRLRFRGTPQYEEPETGGFWKEALGDEISGFRKREGRDYAVTELRAALFPQESGTLQIGPATLRASIYDPRRDDFFSFGFGRAGGRDRVLQSEALEIRVLPLPEEGKPAGFLGTVAHNLRFHADIEPGPYEVGQPFTLTLRLSGQGNPRAFAAPKLSPGKSFREYESDLQSVQNVDAEGIYVEKVFTWVLVPQSEGRVEIPGIDYPWFNPESGKYEVARTPPLSLVVAPSSAPEAKPLVFSDLDRNRAEVLGRSIHHIRTVPLLAGDGQRFPRSAAFWTLLALPWPLLASAWIWRKRKDAMEGDLAGYRSRRAGRMARKHLRDAKKALSQGDSGNFTSALSLGLRNYLRDRLASYRNDEDSLNALAESGVSHEDCETFRSLLGDCDFARFAPGDREQLQGELLQRAELLLSRLEKTRKRSSLPLSVLLLLLLAFPVMADTEESMLEAAERYEAGQFSHAAAQWQDLADSGLEDSQLWYNLGNARFQEEKIGEAILSWRRALRLAPRDRMSRENLEIARARVLHELPPAEASISSKLWMGLRSILSPGEMALFALLFLWSLSILVLLLVLRRASWTRLRVPVWLFLLLFLLASLAMGKAEREDWGGRQAILLAPSVTLLSGPGEDFLSIVEIHEGSELEIRETRGEWMRIRMHGDLEGWLLSGTVERL